In Halobacteria archaeon AArc-dxtr1, the sequence ATTCCGTCGCTCGAGATTCTCGCCGAGCCAGTCGCGGGTGTGGAGCTCGTCGCGCTGGCCGATCTCGGTGATCAGATCGGTGGCGCGGTCGTACTCGTCGGTCAGACGGGGGAAGAACGTCTCCCGGAGATCCTCGTCGGCGAGGTCAGCGTAATCGGCGGCGATCTCGAGGTCGGTTCGAGAGAGCGAGAGGGCGGCGTTGTCGAGGGTCGTCTGGAAGAACGCCCAGTCGTCGTACATCTGCTGGAGCGTCTCCATGGAGCCGCCGTCATCGAGGTAGGCGTCGATACCGGAGGCGATCGTGTACCAGCCCGGGAGGATGCACCGCGACTGGGTCCAGGAGAAGACCCACGGAATCGCACGCAGATCTTCGACGGTCCGCTCGCCGGAACGTGAGGCAGGACGCGAACCGAGGTCTAAGTTCTCGATGACGGAGATTGGCGTCGCTTGCTCGAAGTACTCGACGAAGCCCTCGGACTCGAGGAGGTCTCGATACTCCGTCCGGGCGGCGTTTGCCATCGTCTCCATGGCCTCCATCCACTCCTCGGGGATGTCCTCTTCGGGCTGGCGAATCGAGTACAGCCGCGATCGGAGTTGGGCGTTTAGCATCTGCTCGATGTTTCGCTCGGCGATGCGTGGATTGCCGTACTTTTCGGCGATCGCCTCGCCCTGCTCGGTGAACTTGACCTGGCCGGTGATCGTGTTGTTCGGCAAGGCGAGCAGCGCCTCGTTCATCGGGCCGCCGCCCCGCGAGATCGAGCCGCCGCGGCCGTGGAACAGCCGCATCGTCACGTCGTAGTCATCACAGATCTCGCCGAGTCGGCGCTGGTTCTTGTACAGCGACCAGTTCGCCGCCAGGAAGCCGTTTTCTTTGTTCGAGTCGGAGTAGCCGAGCATGATCTCCTGGGTCTGGCCGCGGGCCTCGAGAGCCTGGCTGTAGGCCTCGTTTTCGAAGAGCGTCCCCATGATCCGACGGGCGCCCGAGAGGGCGTACTCGGTCTCGAGCAGGGGCACGATGTCGATCCCGCAGTGTTCGGGCAGGGAGACGACGCCGGCCTGATCGGCGAGGAAGAGGACTTCCATGACGTGACTCGGCTCGTCGTTCATCGAGATGCAGTAGGTGTCGATCGCCTCGACGCCGTACTCGGTCTGCCAGTCTCCAAGGTTGGCGAACAGCCCGAACACTTTCTGAGCGTCCTCGGAGACGTCGTCCTGGACCGCCTCCAGATCGATGATCGGCTCGTCTTGGAGGATCGCGTCGGTGAGCAGTTCGACGCGCTCGTCCTCCGAAAGCGATCGGTAGTCGATGTCCTCCTGTTCGAGCGCCTCCGCGATCGCGCCGGTGTGTTTGGCCTGGTGTTGGCGCAGGTCGAGACTCGCCAGCGAGAAGCCAAAGGTCGACACCTGCCGGCGCAGAGGATCGACGTGGGCGTCGACGACCGACCCCGCGCTGTTCTCGCGAAGACTCTCGGCGAGTACGTCCAAGTCGGCGCGCAGCTCATCGGCGTCCTCGTAGCCGCCCGGTCGGACGTCACCGACGCGCTCTAAGCGCTCGCGCATCAGCTTTAGCTTCTGGCGGTAGGGCTCACCCGGATAGCGTTCCTCGGCGGTCTTCGCGCTCCCGGGGAGTCGATCCTGGTCGCGCTCTAAGCTCTCCTGGAATGCGCCGTTGGCGTCGATTCGGCTCCCGTCCTGGCTCAGGACACCAGAGAGGCGTTTTAACTGCTCTCGGTAGCGGTCGAGGATGACTCGGCGCTGGCGTTCTAACGTGTTCGCCGTTACCTCGGGGGTGACGAAGGGGTTCCCGTCGCGGTCGCTGCCAGCCCACGAGCGGAACTCGAAGAGTTTGGGGATGTCGACGCTCTCACCG encodes:
- the ppc gene encoding phosphoenolpyruvate carboxylase, producing the protein MSLHNRDVRQDVRELGALLGDVLKEQTSRRSFETVESARQSSIAYRDGELDSREQLANTLANLSPNQQRIVARAFTTYFELINLAEERERVRSIREGSQEGTLEDSLETAAEELAEEDMETVRQILDDVLIEPTFTAHPTEARRKTVKAKLRSVANHLETLDERLLTDKEREQVWRDVDAEVTSLWQTPQVRKRQPEVEDEARNVQWYLENTLFDVVGEVYDELTVAVEDEVGESVDIPKLFEFRSWAGSDRDGNPFVTPEVTANTLERQRRVILDRYREQLKRLSGVLSQDGSRIDANGAFQESLERDQDRLPGSAKTAEERYPGEPYRQKLKLMRERLERVGDVRPGGYEDADELRADLDVLAESLRENSAGSVVDAHVDPLRRQVSTFGFSLASLDLRQHQAKHTGAIAEALEQEDIDYRSLSEDERVELLTDAILQDEPIIDLEAVQDDVSEDAQKVFGLFANLGDWQTEYGVEAIDTYCISMNDEPSHVMEVLFLADQAGVVSLPEHCGIDIVPLLETEYALSGARRIMGTLFENEAYSQALEARGQTQEIMLGYSDSNKENGFLAANWSLYKNQRRLGEICDDYDVTMRLFHGRGGSISRGGGPMNEALLALPNNTITGQVKFTEQGEAIAEKYGNPRIAERNIEQMLNAQLRSRLYSIRQPEEDIPEEWMEAMETMANAARTEYRDLLESEGFVEYFEQATPISVIENLDLGSRPASRSGERTVEDLRAIPWVFSWTQSRCILPGWYTIASGIDAYLDDGGSMETLQQMYDDWAFFQTTLDNAALSLSRTDLEIAADYADLADEDLRETFFPRLTDEYDRATDLITEIGQRDELHTRDWLGENLERRNPYVDPLNELQTYLLDRTHRTDVEERTLRLTVKGIAAGMKNTG